The Laribacter hongkongensis DSM 14985 sequence TCCCGAACATGACCGGCGATGCTGCCGGCTGATGGTTATCCACAGCCGGAGCTCTTGCCGGCACAAACCGGCGCAATACGGGCTGGCACAAGTTGTTCCTGCCTTGGCAAACCGGGTTTCGTAACTGGTTGAGGGATGTCCGATGGTTTTTCCTGTCTGACGGTGAAATGCGGGCCGGCATTTTTTCGTCTGTCCGGATGGGCCGGATATTGGTGGATTCCAGCAGACTGGCAAGCAGGAGAAAAAGCAGATTCCCCGGCGTATATCGGGCGTGCTTGTCCTGGTTGTTAAGTAAATCATGTTTTACATAAAGAATTTAATGAAAAAAACACGGGCCACCTTGTGGGTGGCCCGCTGCGGGATGGGTAGTCGTCCGGTCAGAGGATATAACGCGCCAGGTCTTCGCGCTGGGCGATGCCCTCCAGCTTGGTATCAACATAGGCGGCATCAATGGTGATGCTGCCGGTACGGGCATCGAACGAGACTTCTTCCAGCAGTTTTTCGATCACCGTATGCAGGCGCCGGGCTCCGATGTTTTCGGTTTTTTCGTTGACCTGGAAAGCGATCTCGGCCATGCGGCGGATGCCGTCGTCGGTAAAGTCGAGCTGGGTACCCTCGGTGGCCAACAGGGCCTGGTATTGCCGGGTCAGGCAGGCATCGGTATTGGTGAGGATCTGCACGAAATCATCCACCGCCAGCGCTGCCAGTTCCACCCGGATCGGGAAGCGCCCTTGCAGTTCCGGCAGCAGGTCGGATGGCTTGGCCAGATGGAAGGCGCCGGAAGCGATGAACAGGATGTGATCGGTATGGATCATGCCGTACTTGGTACTGACGGCCGTACCCTCCACCAGCGGCAGCAGGTCGCGCTGCACGCCGGCCCGCGATACGTCGGCACCGCTCATACCCTCGCCGCGCGCCGTCACCTTGTCGATTTCGTCAAGGAATACGATGCCGTTCTGCTCGACGTTCTGGATGGCGGCGAGCTTGATTTCTTCTTCGTTGACCAGCTTGGCGGCTTCCTCGTCGGTCACGACCCTGAGTGCTTCGCGGATTTTCATCTTCTGCGTTTTCTTGCGCCCGCCACCCATGTTGGAAAACAGGCCCTGCAACTGCTCGGTCAGGTCGTTCATGCCCGGCATGTTGGGCGCAAACATCTGCACCTGCGGAGCCTGGGCGGCAATCTCGATGTCGATTTCCTTGTCGTCGAGCCGGCCCTCGCGCAGCATCTTGCGGAATTTCTGCCGGGTATCGGCGTCATGCCGCTCTGCGGCCGGGACGTTTTCACCGCTGAAGCCCGGCTGGCGCGGAGGAGGCAGCAGGGCGTCGAGGATGCGGTCCTCGGCGGCATCCTCGGCGCGGACCCGGTTGTCGCGAATGGCCTGTTCCCGTGCATGTTTGACGGCAATGTCTGCCAGATCGCGGATGATGGTTTCCACATCGCGTCCGACGTAGCCTACTTCGGTGAACTTGGTCGCTTCGATCTTGATGAAGGGTGCATTGGCCAGCTTGGCCAGCCGGCGGGCGATTTCGGTTTTGCCGACCCCGGTCGGGCCGATCATCAGGATGTTCTTGGGCGTGATCTCGTTCTTGAGCGGTTCGGCCACCATCTGGCGCCGCCAGCGGTTGCGCAGGGCGATGGCAACGGCCTTTTTGGCCGCTGCCTGACCGATGATGTGTTTGTCGAGTTCGGAAACGATTTCCTGCGGAGTCATCTGGGCAGACATGAATTCAGTCCTTGCGGGCCAAGCCGCGGCTGTGGCCGGGAAAGTGGCACGGTCAAAACGGTGTATCGAAAACGTCAGAGCGTTTCGATGACATGGTTGTGATTGGTGTAAATGCAGATATCACCGGCGATCTCCAGCGATTTCTTGACGATGTCAGCCGGCGGCAGCTCGGTGTTCTCAAGCAGTGCCCGGGCGGCGGACTGGGCGTAGGCACCCCCGGAGCCGATGGCGGCAATACCCTGTTCCGGTTCCAGCACGTCGCCGTTGCCGGTAATGACCAGCGTGCGCTCGAGGTCGGCGACGATCAGCATCGCCTCCAGCCGGCGCAGCGCCCGGTCCGAACGCCAGTCCTTGGCCAGCTCGATGGCCGAGATGGTCAGGTTGCCTTGGTATTTTTGCAGCTTGGCTTCAAAGCGCTCGATCAGGGTAAAGGCATCGGCCGTGCCACCGGCAAAGCCGGCCAGCACGGTGTCGTTGAACAGGCGGCGCACCTTGCGGGCCGTGGCCTTGATGACGATGTTGCCGAGCGTGACCTGTCCGTCGCCGCCCAGTGCGACCTGATTGCCCCGGCGAACCGAAACGATGGTGGTGCCGTCGAATTGCTGCATGGAATGTTCCTGAAACACGGGAGACGCTGCCGGGGCAGCATCACGCCATATAAGGTAAGGGACCGCGCATGGCGGGCTGGATGGAATCGATATGAAGCCGTGGCGGCCGGATTGCAAGAGCCGGGGCCGGAAGGGCGGCACGAGCGGCGTATAATCGCGGCCATTGCACCGTTTATTGAGGATGGCACCCATGAAACGCTTCCTTTTCATCATCAATGCCAGCCCGTATGGCGAAGAGCGCTTCCTGTCGGCTGTGCGGCTGGCGCTGATGCTGACCGATCCTGAGCAGGAGCCGGTGGCCCTGCAGGTTTTCCTGATGTCGGATGCCGTGGTGGCCGGTCTGGCCGGGCAGGAAACCGGCGGTACGGCCCAGAATCTGGGCGTCATGCTGGCCGAGCTGGTCGAGGCCGGGGCGGAAGTGCGGCTGTGCCGGACCTGCCTTGCCTCCCGTGGCCTGCTGGACGCGCAGTTTGTTGCCGGTGCCGAAATCGGCAATCTGGGACAGCTGGCTGCCTGGACGCGGGCTGCCGATCAGGTTCTGACCTTCTGAGAGAGTTATGCGTCCGATCAAAGCCAGCTCTTCCCTGCCAGGTGACCCTTTCCTGCCCAACCGTTTCATCTTTGGTGATGCCGTCGATGAAAACGGGCTGGAAGAATTCGAGTACATGGTGCACACCGAGCACCCGGCATTCATTTGCCGCATCCTGCCGCAAGACCTTGATTTCCGCGGCTCCGGTGGCGAGGGCTTCCGCTCGGCCATGCTGTTCGACGAAGCGGAAAACGTCAGCTACTACGCCTGCAATGACGGGCTGACGCTGACGGATTTCAACTTTTTCACCGATGCCGAGCCGACAGCCGGCGAGCTGAAAAAGATCTGCGACCAGGGCATTGCCACCTACTGGAAAATCGACGAAGCCTACAAGAAGCGTGAGGCTGAGCCGTTGCACCGGCTGCGGGTGTTGCAGCGTGAGGCCGGTGTGGCCGACCGGGCCGGGCAACTGGCGTGTGAACTGGCCGAGGCGGCGCGCAGTGCGGTCGACAATCCGGTACAGGAACTCAAGCTGGCTTCCGAGGTGCAGTCTGCCCTCAACGGCAACGAGCCGCGCATCCTGACCGAGGCGCAACTGTCGCTGCGCGATGCACCGGAAGCCCGGAAACTGTTGCTGGAGCGCGCCCGGACACTGATTTCGCTGCCCGATGTAGTGCGGCCGGACGGCTCGTTCAAGCCTTATGAGCTGTGGGCAATCCCGCTCATGTATACGGTGGGGCATGCCGGCGACAACTGGTATCTGCCAGGACTGGCTGATGTGGAGCAGGTGCTGCGCGAGCAGTTCCGGCTGGCGCCCAAGGTGGCCCTGCAGGTTTCGCCGGTACTGTTCACCCATGAATGGCTGCGCGATTCCGGTTGCCAGACGCTGGTGCACGTTGCCGCAGCGCTGGATGCTGGCGAGGCGGTGGCGCCGGAAGAACCGGAGTCGATGCTGCGCCGCTACGAGGAGGACCGGCAGCGCTTTTTGCCCCGGCTGACGCTGAACTGGATCGTGTTTGCCGTCGAGCGCGGCGCGTTGCAGAAGGCGCAGGTCAACGACGAACTCCTGCTCGATGCCCTGATGCCGGTGGTGGAGTCTGCCATGGGCAGCGCCATTGACTATGGTGAAGCCACCCTGTTTGCCCCGCAGCCCTTGTGGCAGGCCCTATCCTCGGGGGTAGAGGAATACAATGCCAAGCGCCTGATGTTTGCCGCCGCGCTGGTGGAAAAGAACATCGGGCTGGCCGAAATCGACGCCCGGGTGGAATACCGGCCGGAAGCACTGGCCTGGTGGCTGACCTTTCACCGGCGCAGCGACGGTGAAATGCTGACCGGGTTTGCCTGGCTGGTGACGCCGGATCTGGCTCCGGACCGGGAGGCTGCGCTGGACGAGCTACGGGCCGTGCTGGAGCGGCTGGGGCTCTTGCTGGAGCCGCCGCGCGACGGCCGGCATTAGGATTGGATTCAGGACTTGAACTTCGCGGATCACCCTGGCGCTGGTGCCGGGGTGTACGCTTTTTCCGGCATGGCCCGCAGGGGCGACAGGAATTCTTGGCATGTTGACGTTTGACGTACTGATTGTGGGGAGTGGGCTCGCCGGCATGACGCTGGCGCTGCACCTGGCGGAACACAAGCGGGTGGCGCTGGTCACCAAAAAGGATTTGCTGGAGGCGAGCTCCTGCTACGCGCAGGGCGGCATTGCGGCAGTACTGGATACCGGCGACAGCGTGGAAGCGCATATCCACGACACGCTGGTGGCGGGGGCCGGCCTGTGCAACGAGCTGTCGACCCGGTTCATCGTCGAGCATTCGCGCGAGGCGATCGACTGGCTGATTGCGCTGGGTGTGCCGTTTACCCGCGGGGATGACATGGACCAGGAAAACCAGTACCGCGGTTTTCACCTGACCCGTGAAGGCGGACACAGTCATCGCCGCATCATCCATGCGGCCGATGCCACCGGTGAGGCGGTGATTCATACCCTCGGGCAGAAGATCCGGGCTCATCCGAACATCACCGTGCTGGAGCATCACATCGCCATCGACCTGATCACCAGTGACAAGCTGGGGCAGGACGACAAGCGCTGCCTTGGTGCCTACGTG is a genomic window containing:
- the hslV gene encoding ATP-dependent protease subunit HslV, whose translation is MQQFDGTTIVSVRRGNQVALGGDGQVTLGNIVIKATARKVRRLFNDTVLAGFAGGTADAFTLIERFEAKLQKYQGNLTISAIELAKDWRSDRALRRLEAMLIVADLERTLVITGNGDVLEPEQGIAAIGSGGAYAQSAARALLENTELPPADIVKKSLEIAGDICIYTNHNHVIETL
- a CDS encoding DsrE/DsrF/TusD sulfur relay family protein, whose protein sequence is MKRFLFIINASPYGEERFLSAVRLALMLTDPEQEPVALQVFLMSDAVVAGLAGQETGGTAQNLGVMLAELVEAGAEVRLCRTCLASRGLLDAQFVAGAEIGNLGQLAAWTRAADQVLTF
- the hslU gene encoding ATP-dependent protease ATPase subunit HslU, whose protein sequence is MSAQMTPQEIVSELDKHIIGQAAAKKAVAIALRNRWRRQMVAEPLKNEITPKNILMIGPTGVGKTEIARRLAKLANAPFIKIEATKFTEVGYVGRDVETIIRDLADIAVKHAREQAIRDNRVRAEDAAEDRILDALLPPPRQPGFSGENVPAAERHDADTRQKFRKMLREGRLDDKEIDIEIAAQAPQVQMFAPNMPGMNDLTEQLQGLFSNMGGGRKKTQKMKIREALRVVTDEEAAKLVNEEEIKLAAIQNVEQNGIVFLDEIDKVTARGEGMSGADVSRAGVQRDLLPLVEGTAVSTKYGMIHTDHILFIASGAFHLAKPSDLLPELQGRFPIRVELAALAVDDFVQILTNTDACLTRQYQALLATEGTQLDFTDDGIRRMAEIAFQVNEKTENIGARRLHTVIEKLLEEVSFDARTGSITIDAAYVDTKLEGIAQREDLARYIL